The sequence below is a genomic window from Paenibacillus sp. DCT19.
GAACCGATTACGTTGAAGGTTCTAATTCATCGCCTGTTGGTTATGTTGAAGGCATCTATGTTGAGCAGGACTACAGGAATCAAGGTATCTCAAGAAGATTAGTTGAAGCAGGCGAGAAGTGGGCGAAGTATATAGGCTGTACACAGATGGCTTCAGACACGGAGCTTACGAACCATGCAAGCCAAGCGTTTCATGCGAAGATTGGATTCACAGAAGCGAATCGTATCGTTTCTTTTATTAAGGACT
It includes:
- the aac(6') gene encoding aminoglycoside 6'-N-acetyltransferase; amino-acid sequence: MEIVQADEANVDEVTRLALKLWPENSWEHLRADFEELLQSEKDMLYLAKSQQNYVGFIHLSIRTDYVEGSNSSPVGYVEGIYVEQDYRNQGISRRLVEAGEKWAKYIGCTQMASDTELTNHASQAFHAKIGFTEANRIVSFIKDLK